A genomic segment from Williamwhitmania sp. encodes:
- the gap gene encoding type I glyceraldehyde-3-phosphate dehydrogenase, whose product MAKIKVAINGFGRIGRNVYKIALDRPEIEIVGINDLTDTKTLAHLLKYDSTQGKFNGEVSYDKEGIIVNGKKVPVYAERSPKNIPWATTPDVVVESTGIFTKRESEKGGYGDHLKNGAKKVILTVPSKDTIDKMIVLGVNDAELKPEHICVSNASCTTNCLAPIVKVLNDAFGIENGFMTTVHSYTNDQMVLDAPHSDLRRARSAAVSQIPTTTGAAKAVGKVIPELAGKLDGMAIRVPTPTGSIVDFVANLKREVTIEEVNAAMKKAAEGPMKGILEYTEDPIVSVDIIHNTHSSIFDSLSTMVNGKTVKVLSWYDNEWGYSCRVVDLAVKLFK is encoded by the coding sequence ATGGCAAAGATTAAAGTTGCAATCAACGGTTTCGGTCGTATTGGCCGCAACGTTTACAAGATTGCCCTCGACCGTCCCGAAATTGAGATTGTAGGTATTAATGACCTAACCGATACCAAAACGTTGGCTCACCTGCTAAAGTACGACTCCACCCAAGGCAAGTTTAATGGGGAGGTTAGCTACGACAAGGAAGGTATTATTGTGAATGGTAAAAAAGTTCCTGTATATGCCGAGCGTAGCCCAAAAAATATTCCCTGGGCCACTACCCCCGATGTAGTTGTTGAGTCTACTGGCATCTTCACCAAGCGCGAAAGCGAAAAGGGTGGCTACGGCGATCACCTCAAGAATGGTGCAAAAAAGGTAATTCTAACCGTTCCTTCCAAGGATACTATCGACAAGATGATTGTTCTTGGCGTTAACGATGCAGAGCTTAAACCAGAGCACATTTGCGTTTCCAATGCATCTTGCACCACCAACTGTCTTGCTCCAATTGTAAAGGTTCTGAACGATGCTTTTGGCATTGAAAATGGATTCATGACCACCGTTCACTCCTACACCAACGACCAAATGGTTCTTGATGCACCTCACAGCGACCTTCGTAGGGCTCGCAGTGCAGCTGTTTCCCAGATTCCTACTACCACTGGTGCGGCTAAGGCTGTTGGCAAAGTTATTCCTGAACTAGCCGGCAAGCTCGATGGTATGGCAATTCGCGTCCCCACCCCAACCGGTTCAATCGTTGACTTTGTAGCCAACCTCAAAAGGGAAGTTACCATTGAAGAGGTAAATGCTGCCATGAAGAAAGCTGCTGAAGGCCCAATGAAGGGGATCTTAGAATACACAGAGGACCCCATTGTTTCGGTTGACATTATCCACAATACCCATAGCTCAATTTTTGATTCTCTCAGCACCATGGTTAATGGCAAGACCGTTAAGGTTCTGTCTTGGTACGATAACGAGTGGGGTTACTCCTGCAGAGTTGTTGACTTAGCCGTTAAACTTTTTAAGTAA